cacacagagacaTTAAAAAATACTGCCGGCTCATTTCTTTCCCTGAAATCCTTCATTTACTGTAGGCCTAGCTATTTTCTGGTAAGTGATTAACAAAacctactgtatgtatatgaatataaaaataatgctATCACAGACACAGTGAAACAGCTATACAGTTAAAGACCTGTTTAGATCTGTGAGTCTCTACACACACTGAACCAATGATGAGAAATAGATTTATGGCTTGTCATGTCAGCCAGATATGTGAATCCATCTTTTCCATTTCCACGAAGGAAGTGGAGAGCTGACATATGACCAAATACACAGGCGGTGCATAATGGAAAGGGGTACCCTCCGCCGCCCTCTCCCCCAAGTCACTGTCAGCCGTGGCCAATAAGACTGAGCGACTATCACTCAGTCCTCTGAGGAttcctttttttccagcacATCATGCTGTGGAGTGACAAGTTATGAAACTCCACTTGGCAGTGGACTGGAGCTTTAGTGTACGGGCTACAGGGTGTATTGTAGCGTAGTATTATAgtagtttctgtgtgtttttttttccaattacaTGTTTACAGGAGAGGTTTTTCGTCCACTCACAAAGATAATATGCTTATTAAATTAACTCTGATAGGTTGGTACTGAAGTAAACACAAGTTTCATATCACTTAAGTTAACCTTTTAACTTTACATGTCACAGCACTGGTGCCAAACCCATTCTAACCATAATTAACAttcagtagaaaaaaaacagatatcaaTATTGTACCTTTCCGACAAGCTTTCCCTTCCGGTTCATGCAGAGGTAGCGTCCACTCTCTGCACCTCTTATCCTCACTCGACTGCCAAAGGTATCCGTCTCAACGAAAAGAcgagctgcaggaaaaaaagagaggaggaggtcacAGAGTGAAGACAAGCAAGACAAAACATGCAACACCACCAAGCAGActcctttttctgtctttagtcttaaatatgtttttgtattgtcAAGAGTTCTGTGTAATATCccatacaaaaaaatatacagctaaacaacaaatattatttAGGCTATAGAGACTCAAATCTTTTTCCTTTGACGCCATTGCTCATATATGACATACTACAATTTGCAATTTACAGCACAATGACCAGCATGCtttcaatataaaataatatagaCAATTCAGCCTgtaaagatgttaaaaaaatgttttgacagtttgtcAGCTGAGCTGAAACTACTGCTGTTGAGTCAATACGAGCCTGGAGACACTCACTGGCTGAGGTAAGCATCTGGAAATTACCCTTCTGATTAAACAAATGCTATCACTGGACATTAAAGAGCAGAATAAACATTCTCAATTGAATTTGTCCTGCAGTCAATTACGGCCAGTGGGCATTACAACAGCCGTGTGTATTGGGACTATAGAGACAAAGGACTTGTCCTAATCAGCCACTAATTTGCCAGACGATGGCTTCATGGATACAGCAGGGAGGCTGAATTAACATATAGGCCTGAAAACATCTCACTGAGGGAGGGACAAGAGGCAGGCTGGAGGTGAAACTGTTGGTTGTGCCTGAGGCCATCAGTCCCCAGCATGGGGCTTTGTGGCTGTACTGTCAGGGACTTATAAACTGTATTCCAGTGAAAGATTCTCACTTCATTCCTCTGAAGAAGCTCTGAACAGATTTTTGGTATTTACTACCAGACGATCTGTGTTGTTATTTAACAAGAGCTGGTATTTGtgcaaagaaaatcacaatCAGCACAtgcagccaaaaaaaagaaaaaaaaaagctttaaaaataatttaaatatcagCCAGGACTAGCTCCACTTTGTACCTCTACCATGAAGTAACAGTAACAAAGCTGAGCCTATGAACTCATCTTTCATAACCAATATGATCATGATGAAAAATTattctgcattaaaaaaaaatgtaaccagTTTTTCCAAACTCTGACAGAGACAGTGGTTGGACAGGACATTGCCTTGCTACATTTGTACAACATAAACCCCACATTTTCATCATGTCTTGTGTTATATAACATAAAGCTATAGTCTATAGTGATGTTACTTAATATTTGGTATTTTCACTTAAAGATATAGcatttctgtgcaaaaaaaactgtatttaaaattaaactaatttaGCAAGAAACAGCTTAAATATCTTTCTTCTCTTGTAAGATTGTTTCTTCTAGAAAGTTAGATTAATAACTTTCTTCAAATATCAGCGATATTCAAGACATTTGTCGTTTTGTCCCAAATAACCAAAAAATATCCGACTTGTTGTCTCATGAGTAGTTCGGTGGTGCAGGATAGAGACCTGCAGCAGTGAAACAACGTAAAAACGGACATTTCACAGCGCAATATAtaaattacacaaaataaaatatcccaCAAGTTTAACAACAACAGGCCTCTGGTCAGCTCTTACCGTACATATTTCCATCCTCAGCTGTGGCGGTGACCCTTTTGCCCTGAATCTGGACGTGTTTCCCGCTGGTGCGGCTGTAGAGCTGGTAGACCCTGACCTGTCTGCGGCTGAGCTGGTCCGTCACTGCGCCCTGCGTCCTCACATACTGGTTAAAATTAGGAGACGGGTGattctccccctttttttatgcaaagggaaaaataaaatacataatttttttctttctaatctGGGATAAAGAAATGTAGAGCCAATTTTAAATCCAActaaaaaatgaatttctccTATGACTAACCCTATAAACAAATAAGTTCATCATGTGTGGTATACAGGTGAGATTCGAACACTTTTGTTCTAAAGTTATGAAGTGCGCTTACCTGAGCATGGCACCACAGCacgaaaaaatgaaatgatctgcAGGAGCAACAATAAATGAAGAGTTATTAAAGAAGTCGTGTCGGAGCAGTCATGCAATCATACAATCAATAAATGTGTCCTTACATGTAAATACAGCGCTGGTTAATTCCATacattcttctttttatttcatccgATCAATAAACGGATAAATCCCAGAAGGATGCAGTAAATAAATCCAGCAGAGCTCCCACAGTGTCGCATATGAACTGCTCCTGTCCATCCACCACAGCACAGTCTCTGATAAGCACCTCGGAGTTATTCCCCCTCACATTTATCAAAAATCTGAGCCGGCTGACTGAGTGCTGGAGAGCTCTTCAAAAGATCCGTGCAGCGCATCAAAGGCAAATACATCCATTATTTCATAGATATGTATATTTATCAGAAAAGCTCGTTGGAGTAGTCTTTACATGGCTGGATCCCCGGCTCGGTGCAGGTCTGCTCGGGTTAATTCCAGGTTTTGAAAAgccctctgtctctgtgggaTCAGGCTGCTCACTGGTTAAATGTTGAAAGGCAAAGTCCCTCCCTGAAACCTTTTATTGTGGGTGGGCACAGCCACAGGACCCCAAATGATGATTTACAGTCATATCGAGAGGCATACAAGTGAAGATTTACGTAGTTTAAGATGagcaaaacaataataaaaaacagtaatattaataattcCACATCAAAATGTTGCAAAAGAAACTAAACTGGCTCAAAAGTTTCAGATTTAATCTGTCTGACTTTAACGCAGGTCATTACCATGGCATTGTATTTAAAGGTAGTAGCCTAATGGCACCTTATGGGTGTGGCAATTAGGTGTTAAACATACCATTGCACCACCCAATCACCCCCACCACACTTCCCTTTTATCTTATGTTAACTGGTCACACTTCCaagtcatgtaaaaaaaaaaaaggaggccaAAACAAATCATAGTGTACAGACAAAAGGCCCGTTTCACCTCCACATAACACGCAATCAACATCCAAAGATGAGCAGGATActgtccttcctcttcctttgaAAACAATTCTTCtacaaagaagatgaagagaagagaagagaagagaagagaagagaaaatgtattttggtaGCTGCTCATAGTTTGTGTCCATGAACAACAGTGTAACACGAGGCTTCAAGTGCCTTCACATCTTACCCTTCTCACGTTCTCTTGAccccaccaccaaccaccatcACCCCTGTCTAGAGCAATAAAGTGATAAAATACAGCAGTTAGGCATCTCTGACATGTTGGCCTGCTTTTTTCACTTGGCTGACAGGAGCCAACAGCAACTGATTCCACTTGTTGACGTCACTTCTTACTGTAAGAAGACAGCGTCGGCCCATCAGCCCATCAATCAGTTCTCCTCTCGTATCACAACAGTCAGTATTGTTTTAGTCAGACGTTTAGTGAGAGAGCCACGTCATGATTTAACAGCATGATGCATGAtccagtgagtgtgtgtgtacgggtTTTTCTACATTAGCTTCATGTCACTATGTGATGTTGTCATCATCTGGGAAagcaaatacagaaaatgtgagCAGCATGGTTGTatctgaccaaataaaaaacacaaaagaagtcGATCGATTGAATCAGAGCTCTTCTATTCATCCCCAGAGTGCCTCTGAGACTTTGGAGAAACTTTGAGAATTCCCCTGAAATTGAAATAATACTTACAAGCTGAAcccaataatataatatcaaaCCATTAGATTTAGGTTCATTTCAATCTGTGAAATACAATTTCAGATTTGGCAGAGAATATTCAGTTTAGGCATTACAAATTAATTTATATTCAGTTTGTGCTGGCACtacaataatattttaaaatgctgtaGAGGGAAAAGCAAAGTGCAATTAACACCAACATGCACAGAGGTGTCAAGGAATGAAGCGCTGttatcattaatgttattaattacaaCTGTGCTTTCTCTACTGTGAAGAGGCCTACAGAGCAAACATTCGATGTGATTTTGCCCTGcatattgtttcttttaaatacTCTGAACTGGGAATTATGCCCAACTTTCAgtgcaaaaaacaacagttaTGCTCTGATTAAATGCAAAATAAGtctataaaaacagaataacttGGATGGGTATCCAGAGTGTTCATGGACAGCTAATTAAATTGTGTTGGGAATGTATCTTGAGAATGTATCTTGAACTAAAAGCTAACCTGGATAGTTAGTATAaattagtgttttgtttttattacttagACTTGTGCAGTAGCTGCTGTTATAATTCACAGATCTCCTCCTGGGAATCAACATATTACTGACATGcactgacagaaatgtgtttgcTCCTGTGGTAAATGGTAACCAACTCCAATGGTAAACCGTCGCTCAGCTTTCTCTTTACTGTGATAGTCCTGTATGTTGCCCACATTACTGCACGTGCTGCATGTCAGTCTCAGATCCCATCTCGGCCTCAATCATGAACAAGACCTAGAAACTGCAACTGCAAACAAAGCAACTCATTCCCATCATTTGTTGTCTTGTTTAAGTTGTTCGAATGCTTACTCAAAAACATAGTATGCTGAAATAATCTCTGTAAACTGATTTCTGCATATGAAGGCAGAGTCTGTGGGTGGGGGACCAAGATTCTGGCTCCTTAGGTagtctggtttctgtttgtacttAGAGTAGTTTTACTAGTTATGTTTGAGTGAGTTTTGGTTGCAGTAGTCCAcatggagagcaaaagaggcggAATGCATTGACCAAAACCCAATCTTGGAATCCATCAACTATGTGGTTTGAtgatttatctttttgtttcttagCTTTTTTCAAATGATCTGCATTCATATCCAGATATCTGTTATAGAGATGAggagaaatgtgtctttctcgtcATTCTCACAAAGAAGTGTTGGCCCGCACTTCTGCTGGCTACACCAGAGTCCCAGAAACACTGGTCGTTAACCACAGAGGCTAAATTGTCAACAGACTATGGGTGGATTCAGATATTGATCCTGAAGCTTCTGGCATTTATATTTGGTGTAGATTCTCACAGCCCAGAGAGAGTTCCCATTGTTTTTGTGCTCTCATCTGACTAGAAAAGAACATTTAGGTACCCAGGACTCATTAGTCAATGTTGCTGAGCCTATTTATGCTAACAAAGAGCTAAAGTTCAATGGTCTCTAggcctttctcttctttttcctggaCTTCACGTGAACCAAAGCATGCATGATGAGGTCAAATGATCTTTGTGTAGTCACGAAGTATAGAGATACATGGCTTAAGGCAAAATGGCTCGTAATAGCTCAAggtcaactttttattttatagaaatATCAGGCCATATACCAATACCAAaattaattagcaaatgttagcatgctaacatgctaaactaagaagGTGATCATGGTAAACATCAGCATTGTtactgtcactgtgagcatcaCAGCATGGCTCTTGacttttcttctattttttttatagaaagaTGTAAATAATTCTTGGAATCATTGCCAAATCTTATAATACATGGTAACACATGTGACATAAGTTTTTTGTCCAGCTGTGGACTGCACCAGACATTTCACAAACAACATGCACTTCTGGAATTTTAATTAAATGGCCACGTTAATGTCATTTTTGAATTTTagttcatgtttatttgaaGACAAATGCACCTAACATCTCTGAGTCATTTCTTAGTTTCCATTTATTGCAAGTAGTAAAACTGAGATGAATATGTGCAATTTATTGTACTTCATATTGGTTATCATATGGGTGCAATCCCACGttatatgaaatgaaatgacatgaaTGATACATATACATGTTGTAGTCTTGTTAATACTGGAAGGAACTTTTGATCTGTTGCCAAATTTTCCAACCCTTCAAACCACATTTCCCATACAGCTTTGGCCTTCCTCGGGGCTACTGTAGCTCCAGTGACAAGTGAAAGGGGAACTGGTGGTCTCCAAACAGCTCTGACCACATCGTAAAAATCTCCACCATAAAGAGCAACTGGCCACTCTTTCTGACCCTGCAAAAATAGAGGGAAGGGTTCAGAAAGTGGGTGGTCCCCTTTATGAAtgatcaaaagaagaagaagaagtaaaaaagaaaaaaaaaggaggaggattCACTTGGACGAGCAGCctgctcctctgcagcagcagcagcagcagcagggctctTCTTGTCCTTCCCGAACCCACAATCAGGTCAGTCTTCACTGCTCTCAGTTGACTGATTCAGCAGCCTGGGAATGCTACACTCAAAAATGAGAACATAACAGTCATCTGTGATTGTACTTTGGGCCCATTTTTGGTGAAAATGTACATCTCTGTGCTTATTACAAAAGCTGCTGACCCTTAGGTATCGCCCTGCCATTTGCAAGCTGACCATTTGAGCTTGCCAAATTTGACACAGCTGACGCAGGCAATAAATTTGAACTAGTTTCCCCACCCCCTTTATCCATAATGAGTGCTGCCCTGCAAAgcctttgaacacacacacacacacacacacacacacacacacacaccacacatgcacacatattaGTAATCCTAATGTGATAATCATGGGATAAAGTTGTATTATATGGAGAAAGACACAAGCTATCTACAAAATCGTAAATCTTCagaagtgtgaaaatgtgtaatgATATCTAAAAATGTAACATTGCAGATCGGACCGATGTGTGTGAACAACTCAAGAGGATATGTAAGAGCTAATAGGTGACAGACAACATTGTCAGACCAGACTGTGCAAATCCCCCAAGTCCCTGAGCTCTGCAATGTCCGACAGGTGATACCCAAGTTACTGATCCGTGATTAACACTCGCCAGTTGCAGACAGGCCCTGACTGCTTCATCTACCAAGAAGCTGGGAACATGTCAGACCTCAAAACTAATAAAGTGACTCACACAACTGGCCTTCTCAGTGCCACGGacactgagagagaggggggccgTGAGGGGGGTTACAAGGGGTGGTAATGAAAATAGCCGGACATCCAGCTACGCCGAGGCTACAGAGTCAGACAGGGCCCAGcatctgtgttatttttaaGGAGCAAAATGTCACTGAGCAATGAACATGCTCAAGGCGCATATCTAACAGGGTTAGATGCAAGGTCACGCCAAAGCCAGATCGCTTTCTGAAGACAGACACTGTTGTAAATGGTAGTGACACACATGCTGCCGCTTTGAAGTCGTAACCAAAGTTCCTGAGAAATGCGTTGTTAGCTTTTAATTGATTGCGCTGGTATGTGCACATGTGCTGCCTCTCACTTGTTTGTGGAAAACAATTTCGACGTATTCATGGATgctcagcagcaacagcaaagcCTGTATATTTTTTAGTTCACTCTATTCACCGCTTGTAATGTTAATAAGACATGAAATTAAGGAAACAATTAAGGATAAATTCTGGTGTATGTCAACCCAGGTGTCAAATTTTAGTGGACTAATTTAAGTGGAGCTGCTATGCAAAGTTTGCTACAACAGCTACTGTACAGGGTTCCCCTTCTTCCAAAATTCAGCAATGGAGGTGATGAGGACAAGTATGAGAATGAGAACTGGGATGACAAATACTACAGTGTTCCCATGACATCTTGGAAAATACATGTTTGCTTTCTAGCCAGGAGTTGACCACATGTGAGAACATACTTTGTTCATACAACTGATCCAAGGCAGATTCTCCAAACTCTCTCAAACCTGTTGTAAATCGCTCCTTTTAGCCTAAAGAATGCCACCTGTACACGAGGAGGTGCACCTTTGTGTCATTTAATCATTAGCATAATCTAtgcaccccccaaaaaaatcaatataagGCTACCTTTTACACATTTGTGTCCAAAAAAGCACTTTGCACTGCAGAGGTTGAAGTCCTGCTGTCGGAAATCAGCAAACAAAAAGTTTAACAGTGTTAGCAGCGGTGTGAGAGGAgctgaaaacaattaaaacatataaatagaACAGCTGTCTATGACTAATATGAGATTATCAGGCCTTTgctgagacaaaaataaagaaggaGTGGAGAAGGAGAGGTTTCACATGAAGtaagatgctaaaaaaaacatctttaaaacaaaacaacccaTGACTAATATGAGAAGTGGTAatgtgacagtctcagagacactCAATGAGAATATTATAGCCTGCAGTGTGTGATGGCACGCTGTCAGATGCAAACTGAGGATGATACTggacagagaccagcagaggcAACAACCACtaaaatgcaaaatgtaaaagttCCTGTGCCGAAATagtttccttttgtttcatatttcaaattaatacattaattTTGGTACCATTCAATTTATTCAGATTAATTCTGAAGAATAAGATTTCAGGTCACATTAGTGTTTTTCCTCCACAGAGAAATGCAGACATGACAACAGGTTCTAAAGAGAACATTTTAATTGAAGAAAAAGTTCTGAGTTTCTCTTAAATTGTATGTGGCACTTAAGAACAAATCTGTTCCTACATGAGGCCCACTGTCGATGGAGTAGCTGTTATTAGAGCCATGTCTTGACCATCAAGTACTGGATGCAGTGACTACACAACAACACCTGAACAAATCTAGGTGTTTTGAGAATGTGTGGGTGACCAGGTTCTTTAGCTAACAAACTCCAACATGTACGTTGTAGGAGACTGACCCTAACACTAGTTCTTACTTCCCACAAGTATTTGTGCTAAGTTAGGCTAAACACCTCTCTACTCTCCACTGTGTGCACAGAAGTGAAATACACACCGATGCTGTGATCCAAGCACTAGAGTGTACTTCCCAAAACAATCagatacattttaatgatgtaTTTGGTGAGCTGACTATGAACTGACTCGAAGGAGagccttttgttttatttgttttttcagtttcagtgaaatTCTTCCAATGAAATCAAATTTCATTTTGAACAGCTAACATGATGTGATAACATGGGGATGCAGTATTTTAAAGATGTGTGTACCTCGTGTCTTACCATGTCATTACGTCAGTATAAAGGTcaaatatttatctgtttttactATGTTGATTATGTCAAATTAGTTTCAATCTAGGTATCCTCACAACAGGCTAAAAGGGATCTGTTGCAAGAGAAAAAAGCATGCAAGCAATTTGACCTCTGAACACTAGCATTGGGAAACTGGTAATTTATTAGAAATTAGTTATGGATGGAGAAACATGTGACCTCCTGTTCCCAGAGGACACATCAGGTCATTATATTTGACTGGTTTGGGATTTCAAGGACTCATTGGTAGCCGTTTTCAAGATTTATTCTGTCATCAGTTGACGGCAAGACTACAAGCATATGTCACTGATGTCACTGAGTTTTGTAGTCAAAACACATCTCAGACCCCCAGAGGAATTCTGCAGAGGAATCCTTTTAAAATAAGAAGAGGCAAGATGTGTACAACTGAAGCTGGGAGCAAGTAACCTGGGAGTAACCTTCACTTATAAACATCTTGTGTAGCTGATttacaatttaaatattttttgtggtGAACACttcttattatatattattataatttgatCAGAGTGTGGTGTTAACTTCTGTAATTTTGTAATTCAGTGTACAAGTGATGTAAACTGTATCTTATACATCTAGTGTGAATAATACTATACTATATCCCTACTAGACTAaccatatttcattttaaagatattttgtttagccttttcaagctttacttgatagagacagctgaagagtgacaggaatgtggagagagagaaagagagagatggggaatgacatgcagcaaaggaccgCAGatcggattcgaaccctggcccactgtggcaaggactgggcctttgtacatggggcgatgctctaccaactgagctaaacaacaccccaacTATAGAAAACAGTGGCTAATGACAGCTACACGCTTACCGTTCAACAGTAATAGGATTAGGTATTTGATTTCCAAAACAAGATGATAATAATTCAGAAGAATGAGAAAAAGAGTCGCCCCTCAATGCAGGCAACACTTGTTGAATTGTTGccataaaatgatcaaaaa
This genomic stretch from Larimichthys crocea isolate SSNF chromosome III, L_crocea_2.0, whole genome shotgun sequence harbors:
- the fgf17 gene encoding fibroblast growth factor 17 isoform X1 codes for the protein MYGINQRCIYISFHFFVLWCHAQGENHPSPNFNQYVRTQGAVTDQLSRRQVRVYQLYSRTSGKHVQIQGKRVTATAEDGNMYARLFVETDTFGSRVRIRGAESGRYLCMNRKGKLVGKPNGRSRDCIFTEIVLENNYTAFQNAKYEGWYVAFTRKGRPIKASRTRENQREVHFIKRLHTGPPPFPNTDQSKHFEFIRFPATRRAKRNRKSRTSS
- the fgf17 gene encoding fibroblast growth factor 17 isoform X2, with translation MYGINQRCIYISFHFFVLWCHAQYVRTQGAVTDQLSRRQVRVYQLYSRTSGKHVQIQGKRVTATAEDGNMYARLFVETDTFGSRVRIRGAESGRYLCMNRKGKLVGKPNGRSRDCIFTEIVLENNYTAFQNAKYEGWYVAFTRKGRPIKASRTRENQREVHFIKRLHTGPPPFPNTDQSKHFEFIRFPATRRAKRNRKSRTSS